TAACTAAAGTAACACAATACTTGTTTATAGGAGGACCTATGGCTAAGAATTTACGGTGTATACTCGGTATAAAAGATGAGAAGTCGATTTTAAATTCGATAAAAAATTATAAACAGAAGAAAAATGATGAAGCATATTTAAAACTTCTTTCTAGCCTCATGTTAGTTAGAAAAGATACTTTTATTTCTTGAATTTTTGGATTTATATCGTTCATTACGTTTTTTCTACGTTCTTAAAGACGTTCTTTCAAGAAATTAAGGGTGCATTTCGATCTTACTTACGTTCCAGACGTTCTAAGTATTTATTAACGTTCTTATTTCTTAATTATATCATCTAACAATATATTGATATATTTGAGATAGTATCATATAAGAAATAAGTGCTTAAATTTAATGTCGCATTACGTTAGGATGTTCTTCTGTTGTCCTTTTAATACTGATAATTGTTAATATCCTTTTTCTGAGTAGTTGTTATATTCCTATAATGAAAAAGAGGTTCGGATTTCAGAGATAATGCTCCGGGCGGGATTTGAACCCGCGATCAATGGCTCGATTGGCCTCCCATTTAAAAATGAGATAAGGCCATTATGCTTGTCCTGGCTACACCACCGGAGCATTGTAAACTCAATTTAAAAAATAGTATTTTACCCTTTTGGTGAACTTGAAAAATTATATTATGGATTATTTTTAATAATAATGATCTATGAGATTCTTAAGATTGACTTCATTTGAATATTACTCCTGTCTCTTTAGACCAAAAAAGTAAGTCCAATTCATTCATCGGGATATCTATGCGCCTTGAGAACATTCTCATTTGATTTTCAATTGAAATGTATACTTTTTTAGTAATCAATCTCGGAATCTGATCGATAACATTGTACTCCCTCAAATTTTTTAATATATGTCTATCTAGTATCGCTAAATCACTCCCAAGACCTATGTTTCTTAAGAAATGGCTAGCCTCTTTCATCCCAATACCTAAGATATTTTTTACTAACCATATTCTTAGTTTAAATATATCATCAAATGATCGAACTTTTTCTTTTATCTTTAATTTACAATTTTCGGTAAAGAATCTTCGAGCATTGACAATATATCTTGCCTTGTTTTCGCCAAATCTTATAACATTTAAGAATGGTTTGATACGATTTTCGTCTCCCCTAAATAAAAGATCGTTCTTCACGAGCAAATCTATTACTTGCCAACAAGTTATAGCTCTGGATTGCGGCGTACATAAACAAAAAGCAAGTTCAGCAAAGACTCTCTCATCTGATTCATATAGTACTTTTTTAAACTCAAAAAGCCTAGTTTCAATCTCATCCTTTTTATTTTTATAAACTTCGATTAATTCGTCCAATTTTTTTCTCATTAAATTAAACCATTTCTTAATCATTTAATTATTTAGTAATTATTCAAGCGAATCATAAACCGAATAGTCACCTTAAAATCTAAATATTACTTCAATAAATTGATTTTAGGGCCCGTAGCTCAGCTTGGTTAGAGCGACCGGCTCATAACTTTGGGGGGATACCGGTCGGTCGTGGGTTCAAATCCCTCCGGGCCCACGCTACTTGATTGGATACTTCCCAAGTTGATCTACAAGTACAGGTAAAAATGTTCCCACATCTGACACTATTCCGGCTGCTTGAGCTGTTCCCCTATCAGTCAATTTCGTAACAACTGCGGGATTAATATCTACACATACGACCTTTGTAGTTGAAGGTAATAAATTCCCAATAGCTATTGAGTGTAAAGTAGAAGCCATCATGAGAACTAATTTTACGTCTCTAAGGAGTTCTTTGTATTTTTGTTGGGCTTGGAATGTATCTGTAATGACGTCAGTCAAAGGACCATCATCACGAATTGATCCAGCAAGAACGAAAGGCACATTATTCATAATACATTCGAACATTATCCCCTTTTTTAAAATACCCTTCTTTACAGCTTTTAAAAGAGACCCGACCTTCGTAATTTCATTTATTGCTGCCAAATGATTTCTATAACCTTTGAGAGATACAGATCCATCTTTTATGCACATACCTAATGAAGTCCCAAAAAGGACATACTCAACATCATGGACAGCAAGAGCGTTACCAGACAATAAAACATCTACATAACCCAATTTTATCATCTTCGCAAAAGAAAGATCAACGCCTGTATGCACTATTGCAGGACCTGCTACAACAGCTATCTTACCTCCTTCCTTCTTAATTTTATATAAATCCCTCACTATTTGTTTGACTATAGAGATTGATGGCTTCTCAGAAGACGCTCTACTACTCATAAACTCAAAAAGAATTGTTCCTTCTCTAGGACGTTCTGGGGGTTTAATCTTGATACCATACTCACCAACGACTATAAGGTCGCCACGTCTCACTTCACGTATAAATTTACATCTCGCTAAATTCGTTTTTCTATCTACTACAATGACTTTATCCATCATTTGCTCTTTTACTTTTATCCACTTATTATCTACCATGATCTGAGTAGGATGAGAAGTAGTGGAATAGAAATCGTCTGGTAAAATATAATCAGCAGGTGCAGGAACAAGCTTAACTTGGATTACCTTTGGAAGAAAAGCACCTAAACGATACATTTCTTCTAATATGATGCGAAGATGATCTTGATCCCTACCCCTGACCATGAGCTTAGCATAGCTATAGTCCCTCTTCATTTTGCCTATCCTGAATTCCTTGACTTCAAAATCACCTTTTAGGTCCATTATTCTGTCAAAGATCTTCGTCAGGATCATAGAATCTATTAGATGACCTTCTACTTCTATCTCTTGTTCGTATATTCCCTCTTTATTTGTGGATTGAGGATGGAAAAGAATCACCTATTTCCTTATTTCCTTTATTATTTTTAATAATTACTTTATTTTAACTCGGCTTAGTTCTTTAATTTCTCTTATATAGTTATTCTTGAAGGTCATCTACTGCTTTTTATAGCTTTTACATCGCTCATCAATTTATCCTCTCTTAACCAACTAAATTTTAATTATCATCATGTTATGATAATGTGTATATTTATTAAAATAGGTAAACTTATGATAATAGTGATCAATGTTAAATCTAATTCGTAAAAGGGACGGAAGGCTCGAAAAATTCGAATCTGAGAAGATAGCCAAAGCAATATACAAAGCTCTTACAGCAGTTAATCGTAGAAATGGTGAGGAAGCTAAAAAGCTCTCAAGTCGTGTAGTAGCAACACTCAAAGAAAGATTTGAAGATAAGACTCCACATGTAGAGGATGTACAAGATATAGTAGAAGAGGTCTTAATCAAGTATGGTTACGCCGATATGGCGAAAGAATATATTCTCTATAGAAAAAAGCGCACCGAGATTCGAGAAGCAAAAAAATTTTTTGGAGTAGCAGACGATCTTAAACTATCAGTCAATGCTATTAGCATTCTTGAGAAGAGATATCTTCAGAAAGATATGGAAGCCAAAATAATCGAAACTCCAAAACAAATGTTTGATAGAGTGGCAAAAACTATAGCCTTAAATGACTCGTTATATGACAAAACAGTAAATATCGAAAGAATCCAAGAACAATTTTATCGACTCATGGCCTCCCTTGAGTTCCTTCCTAATTCACCGACTTTAATGAATGCTGGTACAAGAATAGGTCAGCTTTCAGCCTGCTTTGTATTGCCGATAGAGGATTCCATGCAAAGCATATTTAATGCTCTAATGAATATGGCGTTAATTCATCAATCAGGTGGAGGGACTGGATTCTCTTTCTCAAAGTTAAGACCAAAGGGGGATATTGTAGGTTCTACAAGTGGCATTGCATCGGGCCCCGTATCATTCATGCGTGTATTTGATACTGCTACTGATGTGATCAAGCAAGGTGGTAGAAGAAGGGGGGCTAATATGGGAATCTTGAGAGTGGATCATCCTGATATATTAGATTTTATAACCGCAAAGTCAAAGGAAGGATTTCTCACCAACTTTAACTTATCCGTAGCCATTACAGATGATTTTATGAAGGCTTTGGAGAATGATGAAGAGTACGACTTGATAAACCCTCGAAATGAAAAACCTTTAAAAAGGCTCAAGGCAACTAGCGTCTTCAACTTACTGATTACGATGGCTTGGAATACCGGAGACCCAGGAGCTATATTCATCGATACTATCAATCGTTACAATCCTACCCCACATGTGGGGGAAATAAAAAGCACGAATCCTTGTGGTGAACAACCTTTACTACCCTATGAATCCTGTAATCTAGGTTCGATCAATCTTAAATTGATGGTTCAGGACGAGATTTTATGGGAAAAATTAAAGGATACAATACATACTGCTGTCCATTTTCTTGACAACGTTATAGATGTCAACAAGTTTCCACTACCTCAAATAGAAAAGATGACCAAGGCAAATAGGAAGATCGGATTGGGAGTAATGGGCTTTGCAGAGATGCTAATTCAGTTAGGTATCCCTTATGACTCAAAAGAAGCTTTGACTATAGCTGAAAAGCTGATGAGTTTTATCACAAAAGAAGCGATAGAAAAATCAAGAGATTTGGCAAATGAGCGAGGCTCGTTTCCAAACTTTGATGGAAGTCTATGGGAAAGTAGAGGTTATAAAAGTTTAAGAAATGCTTCTCTGACAACTATAGCTCCAACTGGAACTATTTCTATAATAGCTGGTTGCTCTAGTGGTATAGAGCCTT
This portion of the Candidatus Methylarchaceae archaeon HK02M2 genome encodes:
- a CDS encoding N-glycosylase/DNA lyase, with amino-acid sequence MDELIEVYKNKKDEIETRLFEFKKVLYESDERVFAELAFCLCTPQSRAITCWQVIDLLVKNDLLFRGDENRIKPFLNVIRFGENKARYIVNARRFFTENCKLKIKEKVRSFDDIFKLRIWLVKNILGIGMKEASHFLRNIGLGSDLAILDRHILKNLREYNVIDQIPRLITKKVYISIENQMRMFSRRIDIPMNELDLLFWSKETGVIFK
- a CDS encoding TIGR00300 family protein — encoded protein: MILFHPQSTNKEGIYEQEIEVEGHLIDSMILTKIFDRIMDLKGDFEVKEFRIGKMKRDYSYAKLMVRGRDQDHLRIILEEMYRLGAFLPKVIQVKLVPAPADYILPDDFYSTTSHPTQIMVDNKWIKVKEQMMDKVIVVDRKTNLARCKFIREVRRGDLIVVGEYGIKIKPPERPREGTILFEFMSSRASSEKPSISIVKQIVRDLYKIKKEGGKIAVVAGPAIVHTGVDLSFAKMIKLGYVDVLLSGNALAVHDVEYVLFGTSLGMCIKDGSVSLKGYRNHLAAINEITKVGSLLKAVKKGILKKGIMFECIMNNVPFVLAGSIRDDGPLTDVITDTFQAQQKYKELLRDVKLVLMMASTLHSIAIGNLLPSTTKVVCVDINPAVVTKLTDRGTAQAAGIVSDVGTFLPVLVDQLGKYPIK
- a CDS encoding vitamin B12-dependent ribonucleotide reductase produces the protein MLNLIRKRDGRLEKFESEKIAKAIYKALTAVNRRNGEEAKKLSSRVVATLKERFEDKTPHVEDVQDIVEEVLIKYGYADMAKEYILYRKKRTEIREAKKFFGVADDLKLSVNAISILEKRYLQKDMEAKIIETPKQMFDRVAKTIALNDSLYDKTVNIERIQEQFYRLMASLEFLPNSPTLMNAGTRIGQLSACFVLPIEDSMQSIFNALMNMALIHQSGGGTGFSFSKLRPKGDIVGSTSGIASGPVSFMRVFDTATDVIKQGGRRRGANMGILRVDHPDILDFITAKSKEGFLTNFNLSVAITDDFMKALENDEEYDLINPRNEKPLKRLKATSVFNLLITMAWNTGDPGAIFIDTINRYNPTPHVGEIKSTNPCGEQPLLPYESCNLGSINLKLMVQDEILWEKLKDTIHTAVHFLDNVIDVNKFPLPQIEKMTKANRKIGLGVMGFAEMLIQLGIPYDSKEALTIAEKLMSFITKEAIEKSRDLANERGSFPNFDGSLWESRGYKSLRNASLTTIAPTGTISIIAGCSSGIEPLFAVSFVRNVLEGTKLLEANSIFEEVARKKGLYSENLMMEIAKKGSIQNIGGIPDDVKRVFVTALDIAPEWHVRMQAAFQKYTDNAVSKTINLPYDATIEDVRDAYLLAYKLGCKGITVYRYGSKKEQVLYLGSVMSKEKGETFEYVSAHSEYSGGCPAVYCQTF